Proteins encoded by one window of Streptococcus sanguinis:
- a CDS encoding GNAT family N-acetyltransferase has translation MPIPNIQQEELIIIDDNLRLRAYDGQFELALDWYQDPDMIYMIDGRREPYSPERVQRMYDYLARQGEVYFIEVWEQECWLAIGDVTFWQDDLPIIIGNADYRRKGVGKKVLSALIQRARNLDYQKLAVQEIYDFNQPSRSLFESLGFYPTLATEKGRSYTLDLTLSIAQIQPSQFYLSREKLDRICIDFDQQELEALPVKRMDGKVFFTDGHSRAFKAYQAGLSHIPIYYDRDELNWVFYRYCVQACQERGIFSIADLQNRILSKEDYQTNWLDWCKREARKFDKS, from the coding sequence ATGCCTATTCCCAATATCCAGCAAGAGGAGCTGATTATTATTGATGACAATCTGCGTTTGCGGGCCTATGATGGTCAGTTTGAGCTGGCCTTGGACTGGTACCAAGATCCAGATATGATTTATATGATTGATGGCAGAAGAGAGCCCTATTCGCCGGAGCGAGTTCAAAGGATGTATGATTATCTTGCTAGGCAAGGTGAAGTGTATTTTATTGAGGTTTGGGAGCAGGAGTGCTGGCTGGCCATTGGGGATGTGACCTTTTGGCAAGATGATTTGCCTATTATCATTGGAAATGCGGACTACCGTAGGAAAGGAGTTGGCAAGAAAGTTCTTTCTGCTTTGATACAGCGCGCACGCAATCTAGACTATCAAAAACTAGCAGTTCAAGAAATTTACGATTTCAATCAGCCCTCTCGCAGTTTGTTTGAGTCGCTTGGTTTCTATCCAACCCTTGCTACAGAGAAAGGCAGATCCTATACACTTGATTTGACCTTGTCCATAGCGCAGATCCAGCCCAGTCAGTTCTACCTTTCACGGGAAAAGCTGGACAGGATTTGTATTGATTTTGACCAACAAGAACTTGAAGCTTTACCTGTCAAGCGTATGGATGGAAAAGTTTTCTTTACTGATGGACATAGCAGAGCCTTTAAGGCTTATCAGGCTGGCCTCTCTCATATTCCCATCTATTATGATAGGGACGAGCTTAACTGGGTCTTTTATCGATACTGTGTCCAGGCTTGTCAAGAAAGAGGCATCTTCTCGATAGCTGATTTACAGAACCGCATCTTGTCCAAGGAAGACTATCAGACTAATTGGCTTGATTGGTGTAAGAGAGAAGCTAGAAAATTTGATAAGAGCTGA
- the rfbA gene encoding glucose-1-phosphate thymidylyltransferase RfbA translates to MKGIILAGGSGTRLYPLTRAASKQLMPVYDKPMIYYPLSTLMLAGIKDILIISTPTDLPRFEDLLGDGSEFGIKLSYAEQPSPDGLAQAFIIGADFIGDDRVALILGDNIYHGPGLSKMLQNAAAKEKGATVFGYHVKDPERFGVVEFDENMNAISIEEKPEQPRSNYAVTGLYFYDNDVVEIAKNIKPSPRGELEITDVNKAYLERGDLSVELMGRGFAWLDTGTHESLLEAAQYIETVQRMQNVQVANLEEIAYRMGYITKEQVHELAQPLKKNEYGHYLLRLIGEE, encoded by the coding sequence ATGAAAGGTATTATTCTTGCAGGTGGTTCTGGTACACGTTTGTATCCATTGACCCGCGCTGCGTCAAAACAGCTCATGCCGGTTTATGACAAACCCATGATTTATTATCCACTGTCAACTCTTATGCTGGCTGGCATCAAGGACATCTTGATTATCTCCACTCCGACGGATTTGCCTCGTTTTGAGGATTTGCTGGGAGATGGCTCTGAGTTTGGTATCAAGCTCTCTTATGCAGAGCAGCCAAGTCCGGATGGATTGGCACAAGCCTTTATCATTGGGGCTGATTTTATTGGAGATGACCGCGTGGCGCTGATTCTTGGGGATAATATTTACCATGGCCCAGGTTTGAGTAAAATGCTCCAAAATGCTGCGGCTAAGGAAAAAGGGGCAACAGTTTTTGGCTACCATGTTAAGGATCCAGAACGCTTTGGTGTAGTAGAATTTGATGAGAATATGAATGCTATTTCCATCGAAGAAAAACCGGAACAGCCTCGCTCTAACTATGCAGTGACTGGACTCTATTTCTATGATAACGATGTTGTAGAAATTGCCAAGAACATCAAGCCAAGTCCTCGCGGAGAATTAGAAATTACAGATGTTAACAAGGCTTACTTGGAACGTGGTGATTTGTCTGTTGAGCTCATGGGACGTGGTTTTGCCTGGTTGGATACAGGTACCCACGAAAGTCTCTTAGAGGCAGCTCAATATATCGAAACAGTTCAGCGTATGCAGAACGTTCAGGTGGCAAATCTGGAAGAAATTGCCTATCGTATGGGCTATATCACTAAAGAGCAAGTGCACGAATTGGCGCAGCCGTTGAAAAAGAATGAATATGGCCACTATCTCTTGCGTTTGATTGGAGAAGAATAA
- a CDS encoding dTDP-4-dehydrorhamnose 3,5-epimerase family protein: MTEQFFDKELAAREIPGIPGMLEFDIPVRGDNRGWFKENFQKEKMLPLGFPESFYAEGKLQNNVSFSRKNVLRGLHAEPWDKYISVADDGKVLGSWVDLREGETFGNTYQTVIDASKGIFVPRGVANGFQVLSDTVSYSYLVNDYWALELKPKYAFVNYADPALGIQWENLEAAEVSEADKNHPLLKDVKPLRKEDL, translated from the coding sequence ATGACGGAACAATTTTTTGATAAGGAATTAGCAGCGCGTGAGATTCCTGGAATTCCTGGAATGCTGGAGTTTGATATCCCTGTTCGTGGGGACAATCGAGGCTGGTTTAAGGAGAATTTCCAAAAGGAAAAAATGCTGCCGCTAGGCTTCCCTGAAAGCTTCTATGCAGAAGGGAAACTGCAAAATAATGTCAGCTTTTCTCGTAAAAATGTCCTGCGTGGTCTTCATGCTGAGCCATGGGATAAGTACATTTCAGTCGCTGACGATGGTAAAGTACTAGGCTCATGGGTAGACTTACGTGAGGGTGAAACCTTTGGTAACACCTACCAGACAGTCATTGATGCCAGCAAGGGGATTTTTGTGCCGCGTGGTGTAGCCAACGGCTTCCAAGTCCTTTCTGACACTGTTTCTTATAGCTATCTGGTAAACGACTATTGGGCTTTGGAGCTCAAACCGAAGTATGCCTTTGTCAACTATGCAGACCCAGCTCTAGGCATCCAGTGGGAAAACCTAGAAGCAGCAGAAGTCTCAGAAGCAGACAAGAACCATCCATTACTCAAGGATGTAAAACCTCTAAGAAAAGAAGATTTGTAA
- the rfbB gene encoding dTDP-glucose 4,6-dehydratase translates to MTEYKKIIVTGGAGFIGSNFVHYVYNNFPDVHVTVLDKLTYAGNRANIEEILGDRVELVVGDIADAALVDKLASEADAIVHYAAESHNDNSLNDPSPFIHTNFIGTYTLLEAARKYDIRFHHVSTDEVYGDLPLREDLPGHGEGPGEKFTAETKYNPSSPYSSTKAASDLIVKAWVRSFGVKATISNCSNNYGPYQHIEKFIPRQITNILSGIKPKLYGEGKNVRDWIHTNDHSSGVWTILTKGQIGETYLIGADGEKNNKEVLELILKEMGQPADAYDHVTDRAGHDLRYAIDASKLRDELGWKPEFTNFEAGLRETIKWYTDNQDWWKSEKEAVEANYAKTQEVIK, encoded by the coding sequence ATGACTGAATACAAAAAGATTATTGTGACAGGCGGAGCTGGTTTTATCGGTTCTAACTTTGTCCACTATGTTTACAATAACTTTCCAGATGTCCATGTGACAGTACTGGACAAGCTGACTTACGCGGGTAATCGGGCTAATATTGAAGAAATTTTAGGCGACCGCGTTGAGTTGGTTGTTGGAGATATTGCTGATGCAGCTTTGGTAGATAAGCTGGCTTCCGAAGCTGATGCTATCGTTCACTATGCGGCAGAAAGCCACAATGACAACTCACTCAATGACCCGAGTCCGTTTATCCACACCAACTTTATCGGAACTTACACACTCTTGGAAGCAGCTCGTAAATACGACATTCGTTTCCACCATGTATCGACTGACGAAGTCTATGGGGACCTGCCTCTGCGTGAAGATTTGCCAGGTCATGGCGAAGGACCAGGTGAGAAATTTACTGCTGAAACCAAGTACAATCCAAGCTCACCTTACTCATCAACCAAGGCAGCTTCAGACTTAATCGTTAAAGCTTGGGTGCGTTCATTTGGCGTGAAAGCGACGATTTCTAACTGTTCAAACAACTATGGTCCTTACCAGCACATTGAGAAGTTCATTCCGCGCCAGATCACCAATATCTTGAGCGGTATCAAGCCAAAACTCTATGGTGAAGGCAAGAATGTCCGTGACTGGATTCATACCAATGACCATTCATCAGGTGTTTGGACGATTTTGACCAAGGGACAAATCGGCGAAACTTACTTGATTGGTGCTGATGGTGAGAAGAATAATAAGGAAGTTCTAGAGCTGATTCTCAAGGAAATGGGACAGCCAGCTGATGCTTATGACCATGTGACAGACCGTGCCGGCCACGACCTTCGCTATGCCATTGATGCCAGCAAGCTCCGCGATGAGCTAGGATGGAAGCCAGAGTTCACCAACTTTGAAGCAGGTCTAAGAGAGACCATCAAGTGGTACACGGATAACCAAGACTGGTGGAAATCAGAAAAAGAAGCAGTCGAAGCCAACTATGCTAAGACTCAGGAAGTAATTAAGTAA